actgaaaaaaattgtaacactgTGAGATCGTGACGCGACAAACTATCACATATTTTGTACTCGTTGTGCTCCAAGCCTTGTAAATATTTGAAGGAAATCATATTTAAGAGCCACAATGGGCAGCTGATGAAATAAACCTACTACCAGTTTCGATCAGCGGATCAGCAAGTAACACAAAATTATTTACGTCAGCCCCGTACGATGTTCTTACTGTGGTGtctagaaaaaaaaagttttattttacgtTTTGGCGCCACAGCACAACCGCCGTAATTGGCTAacataaataattttgtgttaCTTGACGATCTGTTGATCAAAAATAGTAATGAATAAAGCATTTATTTCATCAGAGGCTCTTTGTGGCTTTTAAATATGATTTCCGTGAATTATCAAGTATCAGGCATCGAACTCTTAGCATTAAACTCACACTACATTATGAGAAAAACTACGTAGTTTTTGGGCATCGTTGATTCAATCTAGTAAGAAGGGTTTTAGGGCAGTTTTATCTGACACAAATTACTTTCTATCACCTCAAAATTTCGTTTAATGTAATTTGTCTGCCTCCTGCTTTAAAAACAGATTCCGTCCAAATGTATATGTTTCACCGAACTCATTTAACTGCGGCGAGAAATGTCACGCGCAGTGCGATGTAATATATGTAACATAAGCAATTTAGGTGAATATAAACGATTTAGGTAGAACGTAGCGCATGGAAACTTGAAATTTCCAGAAAATTAATCGCAGCAGATCGTTGTTCCTCCTAGAATGGTTTTTGACTGTATATGTAACTCGCAGCTGGTAAAAATTACGTACATACGTGCTATGACAGCAGTGTCAAATAACGGCTTACGGTGTAAGAGCCGTGCCTGCGTGCTGTGTGACCGTAGCAGTGCGAACGCTGAGAGCCCGCTTCTAAGACGCTCGCTGCGCTGTTAGCTTGTGCGTGTTGAAGGAGAAAAGACGCCGTTCCAGTGGTGAACGCGCAGTTCGGCGAAATCTCTGAGCGCTCTGCTGCAGCGGCCGTCGCCGAGCTCGGCCGGGGCCGCCGAGCTTCGGGCGCCCTCGGTTCGGCTCGGACGTCTCCGGCGCCGTCACTGGCTGCTAGTCGGCCAGTTGCCGAGAGACAGTCGCGGTGGGAGGTTGCGTTGCGCCACTCTGTTGTCTATATCGATTTGCGACCTCCACCTTTTTCTCGCGTCGGACCATTTCGTGAGTGACTATTAAACGCGTCACGCGGGGACACACTCGTCAGTGCTCGTCGAGCGGTGGCAGATGCTGCGGTCGTCGCGCGTTACCGCTACTTGACACGCAGTGAGCTACGCCTCGCTGACCGCTGCGCGGCTACCGCCGAGTCCACTACACTGCAACGCTGGAGGAAGAAGCGGCCGCGACCCACTAGGCGCATGTGAGGCTGCTTGCGGGCCCTGCCGCCGCTATGAGCTGTTTTTAAGGCGACGGCATGCCCCGCTGCGACCGCCGAGCGTGGGCGAGCGCTCCCGCGCTATGCCTGCTTCTCCTGCTGCCGGTGTCTGCCCAGACGTCGACCGCAGCTGCCACGCTATCGCCCGCTGCCCCGACGACGCAGCACGTCTCCGTGACGGGAGGCAAATGCATGACAGGCCTGGACTTCCACGGTTACACCGTCCCCAAAGGCCGGATAGTTGTCGAGTACGGCAGCTCTCTGGAGATTTACTGCTTCATCGATCCTCATTTCGTGGCCACCAAAGGGCGCAACGCCAGCGACATTAGGTTCTACCGCAATGCCACACCGCTACCCCAGGAGTACATCCAAGTTCTCAATGCCACCACGGCGAGACTGCTCGAGCCTCATCCCGAAGTTTCGTCCAGCAAGTATTACTGTAGGCTGCACCAGGGAGGCAAGAAACAGAGCTTACTGTGCCTCAACGAGGTGGTCGTCGCGTATAAACCACAGCCTGTTGACAAGTTCTCGTGCCTGTCCTGGAACTGGGAGAGTCTGAACTGCACATGGACGGCACCCGAAAACCCGCTGAGGACGCGTTACAAAATAATGTACGCCCTATTCGGCCGTGGGACACGCTGGGTGTACAAATGTCCACAAGAGACTGAGGACAGCGGATACTGTTATTGGGACACACGAACCGACCCGATGTTCAGACCGACGCATCAGTACATCGCTTTTATGTTCACAGGAAGCAATGATCTCGGAAATGTGACATTTCCTCGGATAAAATTCCACGTATTTGCTCACGTCTTGCCCGCCAAGCCCCTGTACCTCGTCTCCGAGGATATAACTACAAACAGTGCGCTTCTGCAGTGGGATATCGCGATGAACATGAAGAAGTTCCCACCCGGCCTCGATCGCAAGATACAGTACAAGTCCGTGTGCGACCCGTCTGACGCCTGGGAGACAGCTGATACGTCACAGCTGGAGAAGATGAGCACCAATTACACACTAACCGGACTGCGTTATCCTAATGCGCTGTACGACGTAAGACTGTACCTGAAGTCGCCCATGGCCACCGGCGATCACATGTGGTCGGAACCtgcatcacacacattcaaaacGCTGCCTACTGTGCCATCTTTCCCTCCAAAGACCGACAGCGGCAGTTTTCATATCATCGGAAGACTGAACCGACGAGACATTATCATCTACTGGCAGCGCATTCCCAGATGCTCTGAGAATGGAGACGACTTCTCGTACGATGTTTCTTCTGTGGAGCAGAATGGCAAGTTGGTGAATATCAAGCCGAACAAAATTGGGAAAAGTTACGCCCAGTTCGATCAGCTGACTACAGACAGCTACACCTTCAGGATCGTGTCGACGAATAAGGAGGGCCCTTCGGAGGAGAGTTCAGTTGTCCACGTGCCTTCCAAGCAGACACTTCCACCAACACCGACAGGCTTTACCAAATACGTCAACGAGAAAGGTGTTATTCAGCTGTCGTGGAATCATCCTTCAGATAAAGAGTGGGCAGGAATGATCGACAGCTACACCGTGTTTTGGTGCCAAAATGATCGCGACGGACCCAATCACTGCTCCGGTTTCTTGAACTGGACTCGTGTGTCTAAAGACGTACGAACCATGAACATTACAGTGCGCGAGGGTAAAGTTTACGAATTCGCAATATCCTCGAATACCAACACTTCGAGCAGCGGCATGATTTGGGCCACATGTACATTGAGACCTAACAGCGGGCTGGAAAAGGTGAAAGAAATCGAGATAAGTAGTGTGGGACCCACGTATATTGAAGTACATTTCGAGATGGAGTGTCAGAATCGGCTGCAGAATGTGTCACAGTACAATATTTACTACTGCCCCATAGTGTCGCCTCACAACGCGACGTGCAGGACAGAGGAGGAGGTTCTGATAGTGCGCGGTCATAACGTGTCTGTACAGGCGAATATTACCAGTCTGCAGCCGTATACTACTTACATGATTTACGTGGCGAGGGAGGCAAATGGAATAATGAGTGATGCGAGTAATTTCAAGTACACTACAACACTGGAAGCGGCGCCCACCATTCCGTTGGATGTGACCGTGACGGGAGTAACAAATGACTCCATGACAGTGTCGTGGGTGCCTCCGCTGTCTATGAATGGTAAACTCAATCATTACGACGTCCTGTACAACCATCATCTCGTCGAGTTAGGGCCCGAGGAAAAGGAATCGGTGACTCTCAGGAACCTGAGCAGTTACACCGTGTACAATGTGTATGTGAGGGCGTGTACGATGCCGCGCAGCTTGGAATGTTCCAATTATACAGAGCCTGTCACGAAGCGAACCGAGATAGGGCTGCCGGGTACGATAGAGAGGCCCGTAGCGCACGTGCAGAACTTTTCCAGGATCGTGTTCAAGTGGAAAGCGCCAGACCACGCTGGCGGGAAACTGGATTACTACCAGGTGTGGGTACAGCCGTCCGACGACGCCAACGCGACCAGGGTGTACAACATAACGGCGACGCAGGCCGCCAACAGGACGGCCGATATAAAGATTCCAGAGTGCCGCGACCCTAACCGCATCTATCGGCTGGCCATCAGGGCCGTGAACGTGAACGACCAACGGCCGAAGCGCTCATTCTTCGGGCCGTGGAGCGAATGGGCCGAGGCGTACTGCAGCTCCGTCGACCCGATCGAAATGACGACTATTGTAACGTGGTGCGTGGTATCGGTCTCGATACTAGTGTTCTTCTTCATAGTGGGATACCTGATGTGGAAGCTCGTCGCGTGGTTCAATGTGGCGCACAAGATAGAGGTGAAGCTGCCGCCCGGACTGGCGCCGCTGACGATCGACAAGGAGAAGGAGGACGGCTACCACATGAACGTGCCGTGGCAGATCTACAGCATCCGCGACGCTGGCAAGGCCGGCGGGGACGCGAGAGGGGAGCCCGACTGCACTCTGCTGGGCAGCGGCGCGCAGCGCAGCCCCAGCGGGGACAGCAGCGGCTGCAGCTCCGACCGCGACTGCCCCTCGTCGTCGCTGACCACGGCCACGCGCGTCTCCTCCGCCACCGACTCCGGCGCAGAGGCGGACGGCGAGCGCTGCCGCCAGACGCGGCCGCTCTCCTGCCTCTTCTCGGCCGACTACCCCGGCGCCaaggccgcccccgccgccgcctcaTGGAGCACCCCCGACCTGACGGCAGCGCTCGCCGGCGCCTGTCTCGCCCCCGCCCCCGCGGTGGCGGCGTCCGCTCTGGGCGGCAGCGCGCGCGACGTGCCTTCCGGGGGCGGCGAGCCCTACTGCCGCGCCGGCTACCTGCCCagccccccgccgccgccgccaccgctcgCCGCCTCCAGGGGCTACGTGAGCGTCGCCAGCGTATCCACCGCCCCCAAGCAGCCGCCGCCGCTCGCCGGCAGCGGCAGTGTCGACGACTGGCTCAGCGCCCTCGAGGCGGCGGAGGTGGTCGGCTCGAAGCAACAACCCCTCGGCGCCGAAGTCGACAAGGCTGCGGCTGGCCGCGGGTACGTATCGCTGCCGTTCGCGTCCGGCGTCGCgacggccgcccccgccgcctccgtcCCGGGCTACGTGACGCTCGCCAGCCTCCCGGCGCGAGGCGACGATCCGCCTCCACCGGCGCCGCCCCCGGCGCAGGAAGACGTGCCGCCGTTCATCCGGCAGAGAATGGCCGACATGAGGGCGCTACGACGGCGCAGGAGGGCGGACCAGCGACCGGAGGCGGCGTCGGACCCGGGAATAATCATCCCCGCCAAGGACGTGGAGGCCGACGTGCCCGCCTACTACGCGCCCGAGACTGAGGCCGCCCCCGACTACGTCAAGCTGTCCTACGTGCAGTGCCGGCCGGATTCGCACTCTGTGGACAGCGGGACGGCCAACTCTGAGGACTCGTCAGACGAGCGGCCGCAATCGCCACCTGTCAGCCTGTCGGAAACCGCGCAGACGCGGGAGGCGCCCTCGCTACTCATGTCCTTCCGCTGACGCAGACAGCACCTCTAGACGTTCCATCCCCCTCACCACTCCACTCACGATCGTTGATATTTTGTACAAGCACTTTTATAAAGGAGATCTGtttgtgaaatgttgttgttgttattgttgtccaaGTGTTTGCTCAGATTGAGCGTTATACCACTAATGTGGCCCCGGTGAAGCTGTTGTGCGTGTGTCTGTGTTTTTGTGTGCTTGTGGTGACTACGGCTGTTAATTTTGTGGCGAATAAATATTTCGTAATAACTCCTCCTGAAACAATATCATTTCGTTGTTCACGTCGGATTAATGTGTTTTCCAGTTGACTCGCTTCTCGGGCTGTGTGTAGCAGAAAGGTATGAAGCCTTCGTTTCCCCCTCAGTGTTTCATGTGTTTTCATTGCATCtgtaatttgtgtgtgtgcgtgtgcgagagagagagagagagagagagagagagagagagaaaagcagGTACAATTCTATGTGTAATGACGAGAGGAAtgtatattttattacaaattGCTGTTCAGACTCATTTATATCTTTTCATACAGGTATTGAGTATCTGCTGTCTGTCCAAGGATGGGTAAAAGTATGGACTGTGATAAAATCGGTAGTTAACTTTCCTGCAGTAATTTTTCTAGCGATAAGAAAACATCCATTTTCTTTCGTTGAATTAACTTTTTTGAGTCTTCCATCTGTAGTTGAAATCCTTAAGGTTCCATTGTCCCAGGTTTAGCTTCTGTGCATATGTTTTATGCTTTTCTGGAAAATGCTGATGAATTGCGTTTATTAAATTATACAACAAGTCATCACATTACTGAATCTGTTAGCCTTTTATAAGAGTAAGACCCTAAGTACCTTCAAGTGTTGATGAAAGCATTTAGTGACTGCAGCTGTATGTAAAAGCTTCCCCCCCACAAATTGTTTTGCTGTGTACAGGccatgcaaacagcatcttacaaCATATATTGCAGCAGAATGtaaggaaaggaaagaaagtaCCTGCAATGACAGCTCTTTGTAATAATTACAAATTCATTATGGACATAATTGCAGAAGCTGCTCATTAGATATTCCATTATCTTTCGCTCCTTCACATGTCTGCTCACTCAAGTACTTTGTAAGTCTCGAGCTGCATGAGATCACATCTGTTGTTCGTATGTGTACCTTCTAGTGTTGATAACTGTTTTGTTTGTGTTCCTGTACTGCTTGCCATGATATTTTGTGCTGTTTAGCCCTCACTATTTATGAGAAACCATTTCTAATATGATAGTAAAAacatataatatttataaatgtgcCAAAAATTCTTGTTAGTGTCAATGTTGTAAACTCCTTCACCTTTCAGTTTCCATTATTATGTTATTCAAAGCAAAGTTTGCATCATAAAAATAAACTACTGTTTCTAGAAACTGTGTTAACTGCTAACAACCTTCAACAATAAATCTTTTCCTTTAGTGCCATTCCAAAATTTTCCACATTTTCTGTCACTGATACAATATTAATTTTCATTACAGTCATCCATCAGTTTCACACaatttaaatgtatttctcagtGTCATTAACTATAAGCTTTGTGCACTATATCTGGCAATGTTTGTGTGATTTACCTGCTGGGAAATGTGAACATTCTGACAGGATATACTCAgtaatcattattttcattaacatCTGTACTTCATGATCTGCTGCGTATTTCTTTCTCAAGATGGCACAAGTCATCTGTAAAGTGAAATTatgttacatcaataaaagtttataTAAGACCGACGGTGTGTTTTATCAATAACCAATTTTCTGTTGTATAATTTGATATTTTATGTTGCATGGTACCAGTAAATAAGGTGGTAACTACACTGTTTGTTACATATTCCATGTGTCTCTTGCAAAACAGTGTAATGAAGTGGGTAGAGGCAGTTTATAGGCTTTAACATAGGCCTAATTCAGTGACTTGACAACTTGCTGGTCAGTTGCAGATAAGAATGTACAGTGAAAATACTTAAGGTGTGTTAGCAATTCTTTTACAGTATATATTTTGAAGCTCTAAATCAAAAACAGTCTACACAGTACAAAGTTTAGTCAGAGTGGAATATCAGTCTTTTTATGTTATTTTGCTATCTGTTTACATTGTGGGTGGGCTATGGAAACACTTTAGTTAAAGCACTTGCTTTGCATTCCAAATTAAGACACTGACTGAGGGTAACAGAGACCTCTTTAGGAATATTTAGTATCCAAGTTGTGAACATTATTCTTATACAGTACTGTCACAcataaaaggagaaaatttttCTAAAAATTGGCGTTTCTAGGATATTTTCCCATCTACATCAAGTTAGGTGATTCCTCAGAGACGATAGTATTCTAAATGTTTATGTGATGTGTGGTTGTGAATTACATGCAGTAATATGCTGCATGcttcaaaatttgttttgtttgatgGGACATAATTGGGAAGTGGGAAACCTGTTACTAGAACGCTGTTATGATGAGACAGTcttaagttgtttttatttttctgtaatacagAATAGTTTTGTGTTTAAGGAACCTGTCAGTATTTGAACCGTAACACTAAAATCTCAGAGTGTAAAGGAAGGGAGCAGAAACAAAGAAAGGCAATAGAAGCAACGAACTTTTCTTTGCGGTGTTGCTCCTTATCATACTGTGAAATGTTTGCCGAGTAGAACAAGCATGGTAAGTGTAGATTAGGTTAGTGGGTCAGTGCCAGTCTTTAACTAACAAAATGACAATTTTTCCCAAATGTCTATCATTGAAAACGTATTTTAATGTTGTCTGAACGTGTTtagtatttttaaatatatgttttcAGTAGTAAACTACCTATAATATGCTAACAGTAAACCATGGTTGGAATGGCAAGTACACAACCCAGATGACACCACAACCCAGCTGCATTGGCAAAGGgatttgtattgtgtgtgtgtgtgtgtgtgtgtgtgtgtgtgtgtttgtgtacccaCTGCGCAAAGAGGCAATGAAATGGGAGACGGAACTCTGATGGAAGGAAAATGCAAGTTGGTGAAATGAACCAGACTGGTGTTCTGTTTCTCATGTACATGCCTAAACACTGTCAACTCCTCGTCTATTCGATGATAATGTGTTCTGACTCCAAGACAGGTCCATCACTGCAAGTTTCAGCACTATCTTGCCCTCTTGGTTCTCTGGCACCCTTCTTGTAGCTGTGTGTGATGCAGTTATGTTTATGTTGTCAGTTAGCTTGTGTCTTCTTTTCATCTGGTCTTCTTCCCACTCACCCTTCCTCCTAGTATATCCTTTGTTATGCAATGTATTCTCATCCACTGttataacaaatttattttcctTCTCCTAATTGTTTCCGGTATTTATCTTTACTAGTTCACCTAGTACAACACAACCTTTTTCGTTGTGCAGTTCATTTAAATTGCATATTTTATGCATTGCTGAGTGTATAAATCAGATTTTCTCATTGGTGCGAGACAGCTTCTAAGAGCTATTTCAAAGTTGGTCTCTTgctgttttattatttcagtgcTTAGGATGTAACACTTACAATCTCATAAGCAGTTCTGTAGAACAGTTCTAATTAATGTACATATGAATATATCAGTCAAAATGAGGCAAATTTTTGCTTTGACAAGTGACAAAGTATGCTAAAATTTTGGCAGGATATTATTAAAACAGGAAcataattttttctcattttcttcatTTGAAAAGTACACAGAAACATTCTCCACGTAATATACAGAATATGATAATTTGAAACACTGACATATCTGTTCCAGCAAGTACAATAGGAATTTGTTGGGGTGGGATCACATTACATACAGAAACTTACTTTTGAGTGACAGTGGTATTTACTATTATAAACTTCTGAGAACTCAGTGAATTGGACACTTCTATGTATACACAggaattcagttttttttatacagTGTGTAATACTGCCGCATGTAGTCTTCCTCCCTCAgaatgacaaaatttttttcttaaactaTAGCTTATCAAACAATCATTTTTATATAAAACCTGACATTTGAACTGGCTGTTTTGGCTTTGGCCAAACTATGACAAATATTACTAGGTACCAAAATACACAAAATGAAAGTAAGCTGTTGATGATATCCTTCAATTCCATGAAGCATGATGAATAATTGTACTTCCTCTGTCAGGTGGATTCACTTAATGCTACTTTCTCACAAATTCTGTTGCAAACACTATTTTAAGGCCAACCTCTATCTGTGTTCACAGGCTATTTAAAAGAAACACATGCTTTACTTTTATAAGGAAATATGACAGAGGAAAACAGTCTGGTGTCTACAAAACCATAACAAAACTATTTTGATAGCAGTCTAGCATTATTTGAATGCATCTGGTGATGTGTAATACTCTGAAATGTGTTAACTGAACTGAATCATATATCATTtaattcaaaaactgatttgcCTGCTCATTCTGTCTGTATTTGGTGAACATTACTGTGTTAGTATCATTGTCAGAGGGTGTTAAAAATATTCCATGTTTTTAGAGGTGGTATGAGGAGTGAAACAATGAAAATAGTCCAGTAAACATTGTCTCTAAAGTGGATACccgaagagctatgagcacttgtccatctttgCTATTGTGAAACATGTCCCTtcttactgcaaactctttgctaatATGAATGACCTACAGAAAGCAGTATAGAAATGACTAAATAAATGAGAACATTATTCTGTTAAACAGCAGATTTTCGTATGTACTAGAGTGTGTTAAGTATGATGTGAACATAAACATCAGATTACACTacagttcagtctgcaaccacaacgTGTATTTCGCATTCACTTTCATTGGTTTTGGCAGTTCATAATAACACAAGATTGTGTCCTCGTTTGTTTAGTGCACTCTGCAGATCTTTCATGATAACAAAGAATTTTCAGTAGAAAAAAAATTGATTCACACTAGCAAAGGTGAAAAACCATATGTAACCGTATGAAAATTGACGCATGTAATCACTTCTGAACTTAAATTCTGATGTACCCAAGGAGCTTCTTCTCTTTCCTGTACTGATCCATTTATATCCATATTACTGAACTGCTATCCTAGAACCATTTGCAGATTTCTTATCCAAACTGCTTcctggagcaacaaaaatttgattttcaatatttcgcttgGTTAATAgcagaatttaagaattttaagTTGCTATCATAATCCATTCAATAAGAGCTATAATCATACGTTGAAAGTCTTCACACAAGAAGACAATTGTTGAGTTATAGACTCTGTATTCTCCAAGGTACCGTAACTGTGGGGTCGCAAATGACTGGACTCTGttcatacagtatttgagagtAGCTGCACTTAGCCTCTTGCGATAAacattacatataatttcaaacctttacgaaacttttgctCGCTGACCCCCAACCCACccacctacaaaatgatgaaaggagagcTCATCGCTTACCACATTTTCAGTGTTCACACAGTCaagcgtcaggcatgacgttttcgTCTATAACTTCTTTACGAAAGACTCTATTCGCAAAACGTTTTGCAGTCAGTATTCACACGTATCACTGTTTTTACCTGCAAAATTACGTCATTGTACAAGTAACTCAGGaggtgtgacgtcataaacatttagatgctTGGAAAACTACCTTCTTGCTTAAATTGGCGCGTATTAAAACTTAAAACATCATGTAAGAAGttataattcattacttctttactactgtttCTATTCGCAATGCACTTTACGGACCGTATCTCGGCTAATCAGTGAACGTACCTACAATTTGAGATAAGTGGTCAGTGCGTCTGGTTGCCAAGCAGCAGGTCCGGGTTCGATACTTTGGTGGGGACTCCCGGTCTTCAGTGCCTTACGATCACTTCATTTCATAGCTGAATAACCATACTTCAGCGGATATTATGTCCTAAACACTGAGACGCTCGAGAAACTAGCTTTTacttaaaatggagcacaaattcCCTTGGCTAATTTTATCGGCAATTACTGGCTGTGAAATAGatttttttgtgttcttttttttttttttttttttttttttttttttttttttttttttttttaatgatcactTTCGATGAGCCATTCTCAGATCAGTAAAACACAGTAAGTCATACCATACTATCATTAAACATCAAATGTACAAGAACATCCGTGAAAGTATTGGTTACAGTGGTAGCCCGTCTAGCTATCAGCAAAATTTGCTTGCTACGTCACAGGGTAAAGTGGTTGGGGGGAAACAACGAAGCGGACAAGATTTATAACTTTCGGATACTTATTTTCTTAACAAATTACGTATGACTCTGCCTTTTTGCAGGTGCATTAATTACTGTTTTGCTTTAacagccaaacacgtttcaccACATTTGTGGTCCTGAGCTGTGACAAGTTTGTTTTTGTGTGCCAAATGTGTTTTTGTTCTTTTCGTGTAGTTGAACTGACGTCTTCTCTCGTTCATTTGTGAATACAGCTTCTTGCTATGTTGCTATGGTTCGGACACAAGTTTCACTGCGCGGATTTATGTTTCTGTGTACTTGAAAGAATGGGGACCGATCCTCAATTCGTTATTATTTTCTGCGAGCACGGAAACTGAGCTCAAAACTTCAATATGATACTTATTTTCTAGTTGCCAATTTTCAGTTCATTTCAAGTGGGGGTGTAGAAGCTAGACTTCTATAATTACGTTACAAAATGTTGATCGCAACTAGTCAGTAATGGATGTGGATGCAGTCCACGCCTTCCGCATGCTCTGCCAACAAAGTCTTCCAACGCTGTCTAACATTATCTCGCTGACTAGTGAAC
This DNA window, taken from Schistocerca piceifrons isolate TAMUIC-IGC-003096 chromosome 4, iqSchPice1.1, whole genome shotgun sequence, encodes the following:
- the LOC124794716 gene encoding cytokine receptor-like gives rise to the protein MPRCDRRAWASAPALCLLLLLPVSAQTSTAAATLSPAAPTTQHVSVTGGKCMTGLDFHGYTVPKGRIVVEYGSSLEIYCFIDPHFVATKGRNASDIRFYRNATPLPQEYIQVLNATTARLLEPHPEVSSSKYYCRLHQGGKKQSLLCLNEVVVAYKPQPVDKFSCLSWNWESLNCTWTAPENPLRTRYKIMYALFGRGTRWVYKCPQETEDSGYCYWDTRTDPMFRPTHQYIAFMFTGSNDLGNVTFPRIKFHVFAHVLPAKPLYLVSEDITTNSALLQWDIAMNMKKFPPGLDRKIQYKSVCDPSDAWETADTSQLEKMSTNYTLTGLRYPNALYDVRLYLKSPMATGDHMWSEPASHTFKTLPTVPSFPPKTDSGSFHIIGRLNRRDIIIYWQRIPRCSENGDDFSYDVSSVEQNGKLVNIKPNKIGKSYAQFDQLTTDSYTFRIVSTNKEGPSEESSVVHVPSKQTLPPTPTGFTKYVNEKGVIQLSWNHPSDKEWAGMIDSYTVFWCQNDRDGPNHCSGFLNWTRVSKDVRTMNITVREGKVYEFAISSNTNTSSSGMIWATCTLRPNSGLEKVKEIEISSVGPTYIEVHFEMECQNRLQNVSQYNIYYCPIVSPHNATCRTEEEVLIVRGHNVSVQANITSLQPYTTYMIYVAREANGIMSDASNFKYTTTLEAAPTIPLDVTVTGVTNDSMTVSWVPPLSMNGKLNHYDVLYNHHLVELGPEEKESVTLRNLSSYTVYNVYVRACTMPRSLECSNYTEPVTKRTEIGLPGTIERPVAHVQNFSRIVFKWKAPDHAGGKLDYYQVWVQPSDDANATRVYNITATQAANRTADIKIPECRDPNRIYRLAIRAVNVNDQRPKRSFFGPWSEWAEAYCSSVDPIEMTTIVTWCVVSVSILVFFFIVGYLMWKLVAWFNVAHKIEVKLPPGLAPLTIDKEKEDGYHMNVPWQIYSIRDAGKAGGDARGEPDCTLLGSGAQRSPSGDSSGCSSDRDCPSSSLTTATRVSSATDSGAEADGERCRQTRPLSCLFSADYPGAKAAPAAASWSTPDLTAALAGACLAPAPAVAASALGGSARDVPSGGGEPYCRAGYLPSPPPPPPPLAASRGYVSVASVSTAPKQPPPLAGSGSVDDWLSALEAAEVVGSKQQPLGAEVDKAAAGRGYVSLPFASGVATAAPAASVPGYVTLASLPARGDDPPPPAPPPAQEDVPPFIRQRMADMRALRRRRRADQRPEAASDPGIIIPAKDVEADVPAYYAPETEAAPDYVKLSYVQCRPDSHSVDSGTANSEDSSDERPQSPPVSLSETAQTREAPSLLMSFR